From Chlamydiifrater volucris, one genomic window encodes:
- the lipA gene encoding lipoyl synthase yields MGTSPRDIPCKPDKPSISKKKRVRPAERFPAWLRKPLPLNTVFQKTQGSINKKGLATVCEEALCPNRTSCWSRKTATYLALGSVCTRKCGFCNIDYSTTPPPLDLEEPKKISNSVKELNLRHVVITMVSRDDLEDGGASMLAKIVETVRQDSPQVSIEVLSSDFQGSVPALHHLLKTELDIFNHNVETVERLSPLVRHKATYGRSLKMLEVAAKFDSSLWIKSGIMVGLGETEPEVRQTLRHLAEVGVKIVTIGQYLQPNRLKIPVKEYVTPETYDYYRSYGESLGLFVYAGPFVRSSYNADAVFDLLNK; encoded by the coding sequence ATGGGCACCTCCCCCCGAGACATTCCCTGCAAGCCAGACAAACCCTCTATTTCTAAAAAAAAGAGAGTCCGCCCGGCAGAAAGATTCCCTGCATGGCTGAGGAAACCTTTGCCCCTGAATACTGTGTTTCAAAAAACTCAAGGTTCTATCAACAAAAAGGGTCTTGCCACTGTTTGTGAAGAGGCTCTCTGTCCCAACCGAACCTCTTGTTGGTCAAGGAAGACCGCAACTTATCTAGCTTTAGGAAGCGTTTGCACGAGGAAATGTGGATTTTGCAACATAGATTATTCAACCACGCCACCTCCCTTAGATCTTGAAGAACCTAAAAAAATATCTAACTCTGTCAAAGAATTGAACTTACGTCATGTTGTCATAACAATGGTTTCTCGCGATGATCTAGAAGATGGCGGAGCATCCATGCTTGCCAAGATTGTAGAAACCGTGCGACAGGATTCACCTCAAGTTTCTATAGAAGTTCTTTCTTCTGATTTCCAAGGTAGCGTCCCTGCCCTTCACCATCTTCTCAAAACCGAACTAGATATCTTCAATCATAATGTAGAAACTGTAGAGCGTTTATCCCCATTGGTTCGTCATAAAGCTACCTATGGACGTTCTCTCAAAATGCTGGAAGTTGCAGCCAAGTTTGACTCCTCATTATGGATCAAATCTGGTATCATGGTAGGCCTGGGGGAAACGGAACCTGAAGTTCGTCAAACATTAAGACATCTTGCTGAAGTTGGAGTAAAAATTGTTACCATTGGGCAGTATCTGCAACCTAATAGATTGAAGATCCCTGTTAAAGAATATGTTACTCCTGAGACTTATGATTATTACCGCTCTTATGGAGAAAGTTTGGGACTTTTCGTGTATGCAGGGCCTTTCGTTCGCTCCAGTTATAACGCTGACGCGGTGTTTGATCTTTTGAATAAATAA